The genomic window ACGAATGCTGAGGGATGCAGACGCACTGGAGGTTGTGACCTTTGTTGGCGGCGGATAAGATCGAAAAGAGGATAGAGAACACCCCTCTAAAGATCGGGAGGTATGAGTTTACCTCCCGGCTTTTTGTTGGCACCGGCAAATATCCTTCCATGGAAATTATGAAAGACGCCCTGGAGGCCAGTGGCGCAGAGGTCGTTACGGTAGCCGTTCGCCGGGTAAAGATCAGCGAGACGACGTCCCTGTTAGACTATATCGATACCAGGAGATACAAGATATTGCCCAACACGGCGGGGTGTTATTCAGCAGAAGAGGCGATCAGGACGGCGCGCCTTGCGCGGGAGGCAGGCATGTCCGATATGATTAAATTAGAAGTGCTCGGTGACGAAAAGACCCTCTTGCCAGATCCGGTGGAAACGTTAAAAGCAACTGAGACGCTGGTAAAAGAGGGATTTACGGTGCTCGTGTATACCTCTGATGACCCGATTATTGCCCGGAAACTGGAAGATGCGGGCGCAACCAGTGTTATGCCCGCGGGTGCGCCGATTGGGTCAGGACAGGGCATTTTAAATAAGAATAACATACGGATTATCCTCGAATCGGCAAAGGTACCTGTTATCGTTGATGCAGGCGTTGGCACGGCCTCAGACGTCTCTCTTGCCATGGAACTGGGCTGTGAGGGGGTATTGCTGAATACGGGAATTGCCCTTGCTAAAGACCCCGTCTGCATGGCAAAGGCAATGAGACTGGCATGTGAGGCAGGACGACTCGCTTTCCTTTCCGGACGCATACCCAAGAGACTTTACGCAAAAGCCAGCAGCCCTGAAAAAGATTTTTAGTGTAACAATGTAGCTTTTTGAAAATTTTTCGTATCTCTTCAGCGTACTTTCGCTCACCATCACTACGAGTGAACAAAATAGCGCTTCTTTAATCCCGAAGGGATGTCATGATTATAGCATATCGTTATGCAATTATGGTCAACCCCGTAAGGGGTGACATAGTATCGCTATTTTCCCGATATTTCACCCCTTACGGGGTTGAATAAGGTGGCATGGACAAACTCTGTTTGTCCGTGCTGAACTACTATAAATCACAAATTGTGAGCCTGTGGAGTATAAATTGTTAGTTTTTAGTCTGGTCATTCCCGCCCGGGGAAATTTTATCCTGCAACACCGGAGAGACAGTCTTCATCACCTTGCTATTTTTTAAAACGGAAGGAATTTTTGAATCTCTTATGCTTGCGAAAAGAATCATACCGTGTCTGGACGTCAAGGACGGGCGGGTCGTCAAAGGAACCAATTTCTTAAATTTGAAAGACGCCGGAGACCCGGTAGAAATAGCGGCATTATACGACAGAGAAGGCGCCGACGAACTAACCTTCCTCGACATTACCGCCTCCCATGAAAACAGGAACATCATTCTTGACGTTGTAAAAAGAACTGCTGAACAGGTATTTATGCCGTTAACCGTTGGTGGAGGCATCCGTAATATTGACGACATCCGTCGGCTGCTCACTGCAGGTGCAGATAAGGTCTCTATCAATACGGCGGCAGTGAAAGAGCCGGAGTTTATTACCAAGGCCTCCCGGCGATTTGGTAGCCAGTGCATCGTGATCGCGATCGACGCAAAAAGGGTACAAGGCAATTTTGAAACACCACGATGGGAAGTTTACATAAATGGCGGCAGGACACCTACCGGCCTCGATGCCGTTGAATGGGCAAAGGCCGCAGAGAATCGGGGAGCCGGTGAAATATTATTGACCAGCATGGACTGTGATGGCACCAGGGATGGGTTTGATATTGCATTAAACAAAACGATATCCGAGGCAGTAAACATCCCCGTCATTGCATCCGGCGGGGCCGGTAAGGTAGAGCATTTTTACGATGTTTTTACAAGAGGAAAGGTAGACGCAGCGCTGGCCGCCTCAATTTTTCATTATAGGACGATTTCCATACAAACCGTGAAGGAATATTTAATAAAAAATGGTGTTAGCATAAGGCCATATAAGTAGCTGAATGCCTTTTTTTGTAACACGTTCGTTTTTTGAAAAATTCTCTCTCTCTCTGGATAATATTGTCTTGTAGGGGCAGGTTTGATTGAATGAAATGAAACCCAGCGGATTTTTCAACGTTATGAACGGTTGGTGTTGGGCTTTCTCTTGCGGTCTACCCAACCCGAACGAGTCAGAAAAGCGGGTCAACCCTGTCAGGGTTATGTCTATTCACATTTTTGCCAAAGATGTCAAAATGTTTTTTTAGACACTAATTTACACAACGTTAAGTCTTATATATGAGGGCTAAGAATCTTGTTACAGAAATGACGGATATACCGTACTGTATCAAGAAAGAGGAAACCGATTTGTCAAACTTAATATCATCGTCTCTTGTGACAAGAAATGCTGTTTGTCCCTTTATCGCTGTTTCAATGATGAGGTTATCATCTTTATCCCGGCAAATAGCAATATCTCCCGAGAGTAAAACAGATTCTGCCCGTTCTTCTACCAGTATTAAGAGTTCTTTAATATCGTTTTCGGTAATCCCATATTTATCTTTTATCCTTGGACGGTTAAGAACATCTGCAAGTTCTTCAAGTATAGGTTCTGAAATGACAGCAAGGAAAGCGCCTTCTTCAAAGGATTTTCTTAGTCTGGCGGGAAATCCGAATGGATTAAGCACAGAAGATACCCATATATTGGTATCAATAACAGCCTTAACGGCCACGTTTTTCTTTTCTAACCTCTTCTATAGCATGGGAAATATCAGATTCTATTTCTTCCGGGGTGTATTGCTTCGTTGTTATATGTATTTTCCCAATAATGCGATTAAAGCGGTTCTGCCAGTCATCAAGAGAGATGATCTTGATTGCAACCTTTTCATGCTCTTTGACCTCAATGTGCTGCAGTGGCTTAAAAACACCATTTTCAAAGATAGCATCTATTACTTTAGACATAATTTTGTAACCCCGATATTTGAATATAAATCTTTGTAAGATTTTACTTGTAATGCATGAGGTGTTTTTTGTCAAGAAATATTTGTTGCAGCAAGGTAAGGGTAAGCATTATCCAACCCGAACGAGTCGGAAAAGCGAGTCAACCCTGTCAGGGTTATGTCTATTCACATTTTTGCCAATAATGTCAAAGTATTTTTTATGAAACACTCATTCCTGATTTTGATTTGTTCTCTGTATTATAGTATTACTCTGCAAAAACTTCCTTTTTCTGTAATCTTTTCTTTGTGATCTTTGTGTAAAACTTTGCGTTCTTTGTGGTTGAACTTTTTTGGTTGCGGCTGTGCTGCGTTATGCGATAATTATCCATGCATCAACAATACACTGGTGACTACATACTCGTCTGCAAAAAATGCTAACTGCCACGATATTAAACACTTATTTGTTTTGCTTGAGGTGAGCGTCCATTAATGAACCGAAAGGTTCGGGGATGGTCTCTGTTAGTTTTTTGTTGCAAAATAATTATTTCAAGGTATAATGATCGAGCGTTCTTTTTTATTAAGAACCTACGATGGATAGCTTGATAAAGGCAAACCCTGAGCAATCAGGGGACGCAAAGGAAAGGGTCTTCCCCTGTACAGGGTAGTAGAGGGGTAAAATAACAGGTTGTTACGTATACGGAAATACGGGTAGCACAAAAAGATAGCCTTACTGCCAAAAAATATTTATATAAATCTTTGGCAGTAAGGCTTTTTTTTGGCTTTTTGGTGAAATTCATTTTGTGATAACAATTTATGCTCCACAGGCTCGCAGTTTGTGATTTATAGTAGTTCAACACGGACAAACAGAGTTTGTCCATGCCACCTTATTATCAATTTATACTCGAAGGGTTCATAAACAATGATTTCTAACATTTCACATAACTTTTGTTCACATAAATGGTTAAAGTGTTTCAAAAATCACATTTTGTGAACTCCCCGAGTATAAAATTCATATTTTATGAGCATCTTGAGTATAGTTTTTTTTAAAATCCCGAAGGGATGACATGATTATAGAAAAAACACACCACCCTATTTAACCCCGTAAGGGGTGAAATATCGGGAAAATAGCGATACTATGCCACCCCTACGGGGTTGACCATAATTGCATAACCATGTGCTATAATCATGACATCCCTTCGGGATTACAGAAGCACTATTTTGTTTATGCGTAGTGATGGTGAGTGAAAGTACGCTGAATAGTTACGAGAATTTTTCAAAAAGCTAAATTGTTACATTTCGTGAAAGAGGGGCAATTGCAACAAAAGGTGGACATGGAAATGGCTGAATATCAAATTTTTTATTTTAGAGAAGAGGAGGAAATGACGTATGACGATTAATAAAAAGTCTCGAACAACACCATCGCTGTTGAGCGCCATGGTGTTCATATGTGCGGTTTTTATGGTGACCTTATGCGGGACAGGAGTTACCTATGGACTTACCCATAGCAGTAATATTACCAGTGATGAGACGTGGTATACCGCTGACAACCCCCATATCGTTACAGGAGGCATACACGTATACAACAATGCTACATTAAAGATAGAGGCCGGGTGTCAGGTAAGGTTTGATCCAGGAGCAGTCCTTTACTTCGGGTATTACAGCGGGGCTGCCCTGAACGCCACGGGTACAAGCCTTAATCCCATCACCTTTACCTCAAACGCGGCGACCCCTGCGCCCAATGACTGGGATGGAATCGTCTTTTTCAACTCCACAGATGACGCCTCAACGATTATGGACTATTGCACGGTGGAATACGGCGGGTATAGCGCTTATCAATCCAACATCTATTGCAACACCGCATCGCCTACCATCCAGAATTGCACCATCCGGCACTCTGGCGAGTATGGGATATATTGTGACAACTATTCAGCCCCTACGTTAATCAACAATACGATAAGCAATAATGGCTGGTTCCCGATAACTTTAAATTGCAACAATCTGGACACCCATGTGGCGGGCAACACGGGGAGCGGCAACGGAACGGATGCCATTGAGGTGCGGGGCGGAGGTATTACCTCGAGCCATACCTGGGTTCCGCAGGATTTCAACTTTACTGTAACGGATAGTATACATGTGTACAATGATGCCATTTTGACGATAAACCCCGGATGTCTTGTGAAATTTCGTCAAGGGACAGGGCTTTACATCGGGTATTACAGCGGGGCAACCTTGAATGCCACGGGTACAAGCCTTAATCCCATCACCTTTACCTCAGGTGTAGCAACCCCTGCGCCTGATGACTGGGAGGGAATCGTTTTTTTCAACTCCACAGTTGACGCCTCAACGATTATGGACTATTGCACCGTGGAATACGGCGGGTTTAGGAGTTATCATTCCAACATCAATTGTAATAATTCCTCGCCAACCATCCAGAATTGCACCATACGTTATTCTGACGAGTATGGGATATATTGTGACGACGCTTCAGCCCCTACGTTAACCAACAATACGATAAGCAATAATGGCGCCTTCCCGATAAGCTTGTTCTGCAACCTGCTGGATACCAATGTGACGGGGAATACGGGGAGCAGCAACGGAACGAATGCCATTGAGGTGCGGGGCGGAGGTATTACCTTAAGCCGCACCTGGGTTCCGCAAGACTTCTACTTCAATGTAACGGGGAGTGGTATCCATGTATTTAGCGACGCCATATTGACAATAAACCCGGGGTCTCTGGTAAAGTTTAACGCTATGACAGGCCTTTACATCGGGTATTACAGCGCTGCTACCTTGATCGCCGATGGCACGAGCGGCAATCCCATTACCTTTACCTCAAATGGGGCAACTCCTGCGCCTGGTGGCTGGGAGGGAATCGTTTTTTACAACTCCACAGATGACGCCTCAACGATTTTGGACTATTGCACCGTGGAATACGGCGGGTATGACACTTTCAATTCCAACATCAATTGCGACCAGGCTTCGCCTACCATCCAGAATTGCACCATACGGCACTCTGACGGGTATGGGATATATTGTGATAACGGCGCAGCCCCTACGCTTACAAACAATACGATAAGCAACAATGGATTATTCCCCATAAGCGAGTTCTGCAACACGCTGGACAGCAATGTGACTGGGAATACGGGGATCGGCAACACGCCAAACGCCATTGAGGTGCGGGGCGGGAATATAACGTTAAGTCATACCTGGGTTCCGCAAGACTTCTACTTCAATGTAACGGGGAGTGGTATCCATGTATTTAGCGACGCCATATTGACAATAAACCCGGGGTCTCTGGTAAAGTTTAACGCTATGACAGGCCTTTACATCGGGTATTACAGCGCTGCTACCTTGATCGCCGATGGCACGAGCGGCAATCCCATTACCTTTACCTCAAATGGGGCAACTCCTGCGCCTGGTGACTGGGAGGGAATCGTTTTTTACAACTCCACAGATGACGCCTCAACGATTTTGGACTATTGCACCGTGGAATACGGCGGGTATGACACTTATAATTCCAACATCAACTGCAATCAGGCTTCGCCTACCATTCAGCGTTGTCTCATAAGAAATTCGGATGGCTATGGAATTCATACAACGGGTAGCGGCGCACAGCCATTGATTTCTTGTTCAACGATAACGGACAACACACATGGCGTCTATGTAGCTAGTGGTAATCCAACCATAGAAAATTGCAGCATTGCAGGCAATACAAGTTACGGAGTTTTCACTAATACATTCATTTATGCAGAAAACAACTGGTGGGGTAATGCCAGCGGTCCATCCGGCGTTGGACCAGGCTCTGGCGATGCCGTCAGCAGCGATGTGGACTATACCCCATGGTTAAGCGCGTATAACAGTTGTCTTGAGACGATTGTTTTAAGCCCGTCATCTGAGACGAATCTTATCGGCACCCAGCATACCGTTACTGCGACCGTGACAGATGATGCTTCTGACCCAATGGAGGGTATCGTGTTATTTTTTTACATTACCTCTGGCCCACACGCAGGGCTAAATAGTAATGTTACAACGGATTCAAATGGTCAGGCGACGTTTACCTACACGGGGACGCTGGAAGGCACGGACATAATTGAGGCGAGTTTTACCGATTTTCACGGGCGGACCATAACATCAGGTCCGGTCACAAAGACGTGGGAATCGTTACCACCGACTCCAACGCCAACGCCTTCACCAACGCCGACACCGGAGCCAACACCAAGTCCAACACCGTCTCCAACACCGGAGCCAACACCGAGTCCAACCCCAAGTCCAACTCCGTCTCCGACACCAAGTCCGACCCCGACCCCTGCAGCATGTCCTTGTCCGGACGCAGAGGCATGCTATTCCTTTGACGAAGGGAATGGGAATGTGGCTGGCGACTCGTCGGGCAATGGTCATAACGGCGCAATCGCTGGCGCAAGCTGGACCATCGGAAATGACGGCAGTGGTCTGAGTTTTGACGGGGTTGACGATGAGGTATCAATTCCGGTCCTGAACAGCGAGGAAGTCTCCTTCAGCGCATGGTTCTATAAGAATGCGAATAATCCGTTGAGATATAGTTTCATCTTCGACGGAATCAGGACGCATTCTAATTCACAATTGAATGAAGGATTTGCTCTTAAATTCTTAAAGAGAAATCCAAACGTAGTGGGTTTTGCTGTTGTAACACAAAACTCAAACGGAAGAAGGAAGCTGAGGACTGCGTCATACGATCTGGGTAATTCCGTAGGCAGCTGGTATCACGTTGCAGGTACGTACGACAAGGCCACCGGCGAGCAGAAGTTGTATGTCAATGGGCAGCTGGTCAGGATGGTAAGACACCCGGCAGGAAACGGCATCGTTCCGCTGACCTCTTATCCTGGCATGAAAATCGGGAATTCCTTGTCGAAGAAAGGTTGCTTCAATGGTGTCATCGATGGGGTTTGTATTTCCACTCGGGCATTGACCGAGCAGGAGGTGCTGGACATCTACAATAACTAACGAAGGCAAGCTCTCAACGGAGGAGGTTGAGGAGCGGAGTAAAGACAGGCAGGGGGCGTTTCCCGATGTTTCAGAGACATGAGGGAATTCGCCTCCTGCCTGTTTGTTTTATGGTAAGGGATTTGTACACTTTAGCTTTTTGAAAAATTCTCTCTATGAGCAATATTGTCTTGTATGGGCAGGTTTCAAACCTGCCCATACACAGTATGGTAAACATTGTCTTTGTTGGGATTTTTCAAAAAGCTAAAGTGTCATAGGGATTTTAGTCAGAGCCGTGCTGATGGCTCTGACTCTTCGTCCCGGAGAATCTGTGTCGGGCGCTGCCATATCCATGTCCTTTCCATCGTGTGAGCAGCAACCCAGGACAGCCCGGAAACCACTGGAAGAGTCAGGAACATAGTCTTTTTCGGCTGCAGTGAGCGTTTTTCTGCAAACGCTCGTTCCTTTTACAAAGAACCGAAGGGTTCGGGATGATCTCTGTTATTTTTCTGTTGAAAAATAATTATTTTAAAGTATAATATCTGTGCCTCTTTTTTATTAAGCGGCATGATTAGTGGTTTGATAAAGGCAAACCCTGAGCAATCAGGGGACGCAAAGGAAAGGGTCTTCCCCTGTACACGGTAGTAGAGGGGTAAAATAACGGGTTGTTACGTATACGGAAATACGGGTAGCACAAAAAGATAGCCTTACTGCCAAAAAATATTTATATAAATCTTTGGCAGTAAGGCTTTTTTTTGGCTTTTTGGTGAAATTCATTTCGTGAAAGGAGGGCAATTGCAACAAAAGGTGGACATGGAAATGGCTGAATATCAATTTTTTTGTTTTAGAGAAGAGGAGGAAATGACGTATGACGATTAATAAAAAGTCTCGAACAACACCATCGCTGTTGAGCGCCATGGTGTTCATATGTGCGGTTTTTATGGTGACCTTATGCGGGACAGGGGTTACCTATGGACTTACCCATAGCAGCAATATTACCAGTGATGAGACGTGGTATGCCGCTGACAATCCCCATATCGTTACAGGAGGCATACACGTATACAACAATGCTACATTAAAGATAGAGGCGGGGTGTCTGGTAAAGTTTGATCCAGGAGCGGTCCTTTACATTGGGTATTACAGCGGGGCTGCCCTGAACGCCACGGGTACAAGCCTTAATCCCATCACCTTTACCTCAAATGCATCAACCCCTGCTGCTGGTGATTGGCTGGGAATCGTCTTTTTCAATAGCACCGTTGATAGCTCAACGATTATGGACTATTGCACGGTGGAATACGGCGGATACTCATCATATAATTCCAACATCTATTGCGACAACGCCTCGCCTACCATCCAGCATTGCACCATACGGCATTCTGACGGGTATGGGATATATTGTGACAACGGTTCAGCCCCCACGTTGACGAACAATACGATAAGTAACAACATCATTTACCCAATAACCTTATTTTGCAACAATCTGGACACCCATGTAACGGGGAATACGGGGACCGGAAATGGGACGGACGCCATTGAGGTGCGGGGCCAGAATATAACGTCAAGCCATACCTGGGTTCCGCAAGATTTCTACTTTAATGTAACGAGTAGTATCCATGTATTAAGTGACGCCACCTTGACAATAAATCCGGGGAGTCTGGTGAAGTTTAATGCTAACACAGCCCTTTTCATCGGGTACTACAGCGGGGCTACCCTGGTTGCCGATGGTACGAGCGGCAATCCCATCACCTTTACCTCGAATGCAGCAACCCCTGCACCTGGTGACTGGGCTGGAATCGTCTTTTTCAATAGCACCGTTGATAGCTCAACGATTATGGACTATTGCACGGTGGAATACGGCGGATACTCAACATATGATTCCAACATCTATTGCGACAACGCCTCGCCTACCATCCAGCATTGCACCGTACGGCATTCTGACGGGTATGGGATATATTGTGACAACGGTTCAGCCCCCACGTTGACGAACAATACGATAAGTAACAACATCATTTACCCAATAACCTTATTTTGCAACAATCTGGACACCCATGTAACGGGGAATACGGGGACCGGAAATGGGACGGACGCCATTGAGGTGCGGGGCCAGAATATAACGTCAAGCCATACCTGGGTTCCGCAAGATTTCTACTTTAATGTAACGAGTAGTATCCATGTATTAAGTGACGCCACCTTGACAATAAATCCCGGGAGTCTGGTGAAGTTTAATGCTAACACAGCCCTTTTCATCGGGTACTACAGCGGGGCTACCCTGGTTGCCGATGGTACGAGCGGCAATCCGATCACCTTTACCTCGAATGCAGCAACCCCTGCACCTGGTGACTGGGCTGGAATCGTCTTCTTCAATCACACGGTGGATGTCTCAACGATTATGGACCATTGCACGGTGGAATACGGCGGATACTCATCATATGATTCCAACATCTATTGCGACAACGCCTCGCCTACCATCCAGCATTGCACCATACGTTATTCTGACGGGTATGGGATATTTTGTGACAACATTTCAGCCCCCACGTTGACCAACAATACGATAAGCAACAACAGTTTATTCCCCATACGCGAGTATAGCAACATGCTGGACAGCAATGTGACGGGCAATACCGGAAGCAATAATGGGACGAATGCCATTGAGGTGCGGGGTGGAAGTATAACGTCAAGCCATACCTGGGTTCCACAAGACTTCTACTTCAATGTAACGGAGGCTATCTATGTATATGGTAACGCCACCTTGACGATAAATCCGGGGAGTCTGGTGAAGTTTAATGCAGGCGCAGGCTTTTACATCGGGTATTACAGCGGAGCTGCTTTGGTAGCCGATGGTACGAGCGGTGATCCTATCATCTTTACCTCAAATGTATCAACCCCTGCGCCTGGCGACTGGCTAGGGATCGTATTCTTCATTCATACCAATAATAGCGCGACGATTATGGACAATTGCACGGTGGAATACGGCGGATACGGATCATATAATTCCAACATTAACTGCAATCAGGCTTCGCCTACCATTCAGCGTTGTATCATAAGAAATTCGGATGGACATGGAGTTTTTACAACGGGTAACGGCGCACAACCATTGATCTCTTGTTCAACAATAACGGGCAATCAGCATGGTGTCTATGCAGAAAATAGTTCCAATCCAACCGTAGTAAATTGCAGTATTAGCGGCAATACCACGTACGGTGTTTACAATGTTACCAGCGCCATTACCCTCGCCGCTGCGAACAACTGGTGGGGTAACACCAGCGGCCCGTCCGGCGTTGGACCAGGTGCTGGCGATGCCGTCAGCAACTATGTGGACTATACCCCATGGTTAAGCGCGTATGACAGTTGTCTTGAGACGATTGTGTTAAGCCCGGCATCTGAGACGAATCTTATCGGCACCCAGCATACCGTTACTGCGACCGTGACAGATGATGCTTCTGACCCAATAGAGGGCATCGTGTTATTTTTCGACATTACCGCTGGCCCACACGCGGGGCTAAATAGTAATGTCACAACGGATTCAAATGGTCAGGCGACGTTTACCTACACGGGGACGCTGGAAGGCACGGACATAATTGAGGCGAGTTTTACCGATTTCCACGGGCGGACCATAACATCAGGTCCGGTCACAAAGACGTGGGAATCGTTACCACCGACTCCGACGCCAACGCCTTCACCAACGCCGACACCGGAGCCAACACCAAGTCCAACACCGTCTCCAACACCGGAGCCAACACCGAGTCCGACCCCAAGTCCAACTCCGTCTCCGACACCAAGTCCGACACCGACCCCTGCAGCATGTCCTTGTCCGGACGCAGAGGCATGCTATTCCTTTGACGAAGGGAATGGGAATGTGGCTGGCGACTCGTCGGGCAATGGTCATAACGGCGCAATCGCTGGCGCAAGCTGGACCATCGGAAATGACGGCAGTGGTCTGAGTTTTGACGGGGTTGACGATGAGGTATCAATTCCGGTCCTGAACAGCGAGGAAGTCTCCTTCAGCGCATGGTTCTATAAGAATGCGAATAATCCGTTGAGATATAGTTTCATCTTCGACGGAATCAGGACGCATTCTAATTCACAATTGAATGAAGGATTTGCTCTTAAATTCTTAAAGAGAAATCCAAACGTAGTGGGTTTTGCTGTTGTAACACAAAACTCAAACGGAAGAAGGAAGCTGAGGACTGCGTCATACGATCTGGGTAATTCCGTAGGCAGCTGGTATCACGTTGCAGGTACGTACGACAAGGCCACCGGCGAGCAGAAGTTGTATGTCAATGGGCAGCTGGTCAGGATGGTAAGACACCCGGCAGGAAACGGCATCGTTCCGCTGACCTCTTATCCTGGCATGAAAATCGGGAATTCCTTGTCGAAGAAAGGTTGCTTCAATGGTGTCATCGATGGGGTTTGTATTTCCACTCGGGCATTGACCGAGCAGGAGGTGCTGGACATCTACAATAACTAACGAAGGCAAGCTCTCAACGGAGGAGGTTGAGGAGCGGAGTAAAGACAGGCAGGGGGCGTTTCCCGATGTTTCAGAGACATGAGGGAATTCGTCTCCTGCCTGTTTGTTTTATGGCAAGAAATTTCACGAAGCCGCTGAAATCTCTTCTCCGTCTTGTCTGTAGACGGACAGGCCAAGAAAACCCTGAACGAGGAAATCGTTGCAACAAAGGCCTAAATATGCTATAAAGACCATTTATCCTTGATGCTCCCCTTCCGCTGGTTCATGGATCTGTTCTGCCAAGGCGCTTAATGCAGAGGAATTTTACAGTTGCGGTTGTAGAGCGACGAGGCTCGTTGCCCTACCTTGAATGCTAAGGAATTTCAAAATTTTACCTTCCCCTTAACTCCTCTCAGTGAGGGTGATAACGACTGTTCCCCGCTGGCAGGGGTGAAGGGGGTGGAGTTTTGTTGAAAAAAACGTGTAATTGCAACAAAGTCACCGGAG from Candidatus Brocadia sp. includes these protein-coding regions:
- a CDS encoding right-handed parallel beta-helix repeat-containing protein, whose protein sequence is MTINKKSRTTPSLLSAMVFICAVFMVTLCGTGVTYGLTHSSNITSDETWYAADNPHIVTGGIHVYNNATLKIEAGCLVKFDPGAVLYIGYYSGAALNATGTSLNPITFTSNASTPAAGDWLGIVFFNSTVDSSTIMDYCTVEYGGYSSYNSNIYCDNASPTIQHCTIRHSDGYGIYCDNGSAPTLTNNTISNNIIYPITLFCNNLDTHVTGNTGTGNGTDAIEVRGQNITSSHTWVPQDFYFNVTSSIHVLSDATLTINPGSLVKFNANTALFIGYYSGATLVADGTSGNPITFTSNAATPAPGDWAGIVFFNSTVDSSTIMDYCTVEYGGYSTYDSNIYCDNASPTIQHCTVRHSDGYGIYCDNGSAPTLTNNTISNNIIYPITLFCNNLDTHVTGNTGTGNGTDAIEVRGQNITSSHTWVPQDFYFNVTSSIHVLSDATLTINPGSLVKFNANTALFIGYYSGATLVADGTSGNPITFTSNAATPAPGDWAGIVFFNHTVDVSTIMDHCTVEYGGYSSYDSNIYCDNASPTIQHCTIRYSDGYGIFCDNISAPTLTNNTISNNSLFPIREYSNMLDSNVTGNTGSNNGTNAIEVRGGSITSSHTWVPQDFYFNVTEAIYVYGNATLTINPGSLVKFNAGAGFYIGYYSGAALVADGTSGDPIIFTSNVSTPAPGDWLGIVFFIHTNNSATIMDNCTVEYGGYGSYNSNINCNQASPTIQRCIIRNSDGHGVFTTGNGAQPLISCSTITGNQHGVYAENSSNPTVVNCSISGNTTYGVYNVTSAITLAAANNWWGNTSGPSGVGPGAGDAVSNYVDYTPWLSAYDSCLETIVLSPASETNLIGTQHTVTATVTDDASDPIEGIVLFFDITAGPHAGLNSNVTTDSNGQATFTYTGTLEGTDIIEASFTDFHGRTITSGPVTKTWESLPPTPTPTPSPTPTPEPTPSPTPSPTPEPTPSPTPSPTPSPTPSPTPTPAACPCPDAEACYSFDEGNGNVAGDSSGNGHNGAIAGASWTIGNDGSGLSFDGVDDEVSIPVLNSEEVSFSAWFYKNANNPLRYSFIFDGIRTHSNSQLNEGFALKFLKRNPNVVGFAVVTQNSNGRRKLRTASYDLGNSVGSWYHVAGTYDKATGEQKLYVNGQLVRMVRHPAGNGIVPLTSYPGMKIGNSLSKKGCFNGVIDGVCISTRALTEQEVLDIYNN